The Coregonus clupeaformis isolate EN_2021a chromosome 26, ASM2061545v1, whole genome shotgun sequence genome window below encodes:
- the LOC121539864 gene encoding coiled-coil domain-containing protein 17-like: protein MSIQESMPNLPKWPTETEGLEDQVQVFGRKWGHRERLREMAEQRDQQLAEIQTHNHLLEQQREEIAWQLGALAGQGSKAHLETLLLELRDREERNEETLQQLKDHITTLQPGVKEVRFDSPNPDHRKGHNVVFDLISSVDGPLSTQIRALRLDYMQSGGSDPAVLAQMHDLQTEAHTLEQQAQPGADNNGRRKLLYRLYFGASLTTPSLCPGVKPPQRAGNSEVLAVEQENQRLEEEIFRIQLARDKHRREDELHQIQREHTHYMASIQAELESLRREVERAREGPRDRRLPPPPPPPPLFPAPPAMHPLAQIHAPPALTQPRPHSSLKERHVLDPLDSLGPAPYDPA, encoded by the exons ATGTCGATTCAGGAGAGTATGCCCAACCTGCCTAAATGGCCTACTGAGACAGAGGGTCTGGAGGACCAGGTCCAGGTGTTTGGGAGAAAGTGGGGCCACagggagaggctgagagagatggCAGAGCAGCGCGACCAGCAGCTGGCAGAGATACAGACCCACAACCACCTCCTGGAGCAACAGAGAGAGG AGATAGCATGGCAGCTTGGGGCTctggcagggcagggcagcaaaGCCCACCTGGAGACGCTGCTGCTGGAGCTGAGGGATCGGGAGGAGAGGAACGAAGAGACTCTACAGCAGCTCAAAGACCACATCACTACCCTACAGCCTGG GGTCAAAGAGGTCAGGTTTGACTCACCCAACCCTGACCACAGGAAGGGGCATAATGTCGTCTTTGACCTAATATCCTCTGTGGATGGACCCCTCTCCACCCAAATAAG AGCTCTGAGACTGGACTACATGCAGTCAGGTGGTTCTGATCCGGCTGTCCTGGCCCAGATGCATGACCTGCAGACAGAGGCCCACACTCTGGAGCAGCAGGCCCAACCTGGGGCTGACAACAATGGCAGGAGGAAGC tactgTATCGTCTTTACTTTGGTGCCTCTCTAACCACCCCTTCTCTCTGCCCAGGGGTGAAGCCTCCTCAGCGGGCTGGGAACTCAGAGGTCCTGGCTGTGGAGCAAGAAAACCAGAGACTGGAGGAAGAGATCTTCAGAATCCAGTTGGCCAGAGACAAACACCGTCGGGAAGACGAGCTCCATCAGATCCAGAGAGAACACACCCACTACATGGCCAGCATTCAGGCTGAGCTCGAGAGCCTTCGCAGGGAAgtagagagagccagagagggcCCTAGGGACCGGAGGCTGCCCCcaccccctccacctccacctctgttCCCTGCCCCACCAGCCATGCATCCCCTTGCCCAGATACATGCCCCTCCAGCCCTG ACCCAGCCCAGGCCCCATTCCTCTCTCAAGGAAAGGCATGTACTCGACCCCCTGGACTCCCTTGGGCCTGCGCCCTACGACCCTGCGTGA